A genomic segment from Carassius auratus strain Wakin unplaced genomic scaffold, ASM336829v1 scaf_tig00011312, whole genome shotgun sequence encodes:
- the LOC113073078 gene encoding SH3 and multiple ankyrin repeat domains protein 2-like isoform X1 → MDTPGSKRKLYSAVPGRHYVVVKSYQPQGEGEIALYKNDRVKVLSIGEGGFWEGSARGNVGWFPAECVEEIPSKPNEDRPYARADRSERRKLFRHYTVGSYDSFDASSDCVINEKTVVLQKKDNEGFGFVLRGAKADTPIEEFTPTPAFPALQYLESVDEGGVAWKAGLRTGDFLIEVNQDNVVKVGHKQVVNMIRHGGNHLIIKVVTVSRNLDPDDTARKKGKRLDLFRIS, encoded by the exons ATGGACACTCCAGGGTCCAAACGCAAGCTTTACAGTGCTGTGCCAGGACGACACTATGTGGTGGTCAAGTCTTACCAACCACAGGGCGAGGGAGAAATCGCTTTGTATAAGAACGACAGGGTCAAAG TTCTCAGTATTGGAGAAGGTGGATTCTGGGAAGGCAGTGCCCGAGGGAATGTAGGCTGGTTCCCAGCCGAATGCGTGGAAGAGATCCCAAGCAAACCCAACGAGGACAGGCCCT ATGCCCGGGCAGACCGATCGGAGAGAAGGAAGCTCTTTCGACACTACACTGTGGGATCTTATGACAGTTTTGATGCATCAAG CGACTGCGTTATCAACGAAAAGACGGTCGTGCTGCAGAAGAAGGATAACGAGGGATTCGGGTTCGTGTTGAGAGGGGCGAAAG CGGATACTCCCATTGAGGAGTTCACTCCGACCCCGGCGTTCCCTGCTTTGCAGTATCTGGAGTCTGTGGATGAGGGAGGGGTGGCATGGAAAGCTGGCTTGAGGACTGGAGACTTCCTCATCGAG GTGAACCAGGACAATGTCGTCAAAGTGGGCCACAAACAAGTGGTCAACATGATCCGTCACGGTGGCAACCACTTAATCATCAAAGTGGTGACGGTCAGTCGAAATCTAGACCCTGATGACACGGCTCGAAAGAAAGGTAAACGTCTTGATTTATTCAGGATTTCTTGA
- the LOC113073078 gene encoding SH3 and multiple ankyrin repeat domains protein 2-like isoform X2 — protein sequence MDEISRSRKKVHFGDARADRSERRKLFRHYTVGSYDSFDASSDCVINEKTVVLQKKDNEGFGFVLRGAKADTPIEEFTPTPAFPALQYLESVDEGGVAWKAGLRTGDFLIEVNQDNVVKVGHKQVVNMIRHGGNHLIIKVVTVSRNLDPDDTARKKGKRLDLFRIS from the exons ATGGACGAGATTAGCAGATCTAggaagaaggttcattttggag ATGCCCGGGCAGACCGATCGGAGAGAAGGAAGCTCTTTCGACACTACACTGTGGGATCTTATGACAGTTTTGATGCATCAAG CGACTGCGTTATCAACGAAAAGACGGTCGTGCTGCAGAAGAAGGATAACGAGGGATTCGGGTTCGTGTTGAGAGGGGCGAAAG CGGATACTCCCATTGAGGAGTTCACTCCGACCCCGGCGTTCCCTGCTTTGCAGTATCTGGAGTCTGTGGATGAGGGAGGGGTGGCATGGAAAGCTGGCTTGAGGACTGGAGACTTCCTCATCGAG GTGAACCAGGACAATGTCGTCAAAGTGGGCCACAAACAAGTGGTCAACATGATCCGTCACGGTGGCAACCACTTAATCATCAAAGTGGTGACGGTCAGTCGAAATCTAGACCCTGATGACACGGCTCGAAAGAAAGGTAAACGTCTTGATTTATTCAGGATTTCTTGA